From one Coxiella-like endosymbiont genomic stretch:
- a CDS encoding YajQ family cyclic di-GMP-binding protein, with product MPSFDILSKLDKHEVSNAVDQANREVTTRFDFKGSGATYNYERNSITLRAETDFKLKQMIDILKNKFAKRQIDVEHMKIEEPVIQHKSAQQVVTLMEGIDQTAAKKIIKLIKDQKLKVQAAIQAEKVRVTGKKRNDLQSVISFLREQDIGVPLQFNNFRD from the coding sequence ATGCCTTCATTTGATATTCTTTCTAAATTGGACAAACATGAAGTGAGCAATGCAGTAGATCAGGCTAACCGAGAGGTCACTACCCGATTTGACTTTAAAGGATCAGGAGCAACTTATAACTATGAAAGGAACAGCATCACTCTTCGAGCAGAAACGGATTTTAAACTCAAGCAAATGATTGATATATTGAAAAATAAATTTGCCAAACGGCAAATCGATGTGGAACATATGAAAATCGAAGAACCGGTGATCCAACACAAAAGTGCGCAACAAGTGGTTACCCTTATGGAAGGGATTGACCAAACAGCAGCAAAAAAAATCATTAAGCTCATTAAAGACCAAAAACTAAAGGTACAAGCCGCTATCCAAGCCGAAAAAGTACGCGTTACGGGTAAAAAACGGAATGATTTGCAATCCGTGATCAGTTTCTTGCGCGAACAAGATATCGGCGTTCCCCTCCAATTTAATAACTTCCGCGACTAA